Genomic window (Sparus aurata chromosome 19, fSpaAur1.1, whole genome shotgun sequence):
GCAGTAGTTCTCCCAAATACCTGcgaacacactttaatgtgcaaaattggccgaagttaccctttaagagaCTCCTGGGTAATATGGGAAACTGATGGGATCCTTAACCTTCAAAtggttctttttatttatttgtgttgtgattAATCAACATTTGTAATGCATTATTTCTCTGCAAACAATACAAGTAATTGTTTCTCATTTCTATGTTATAATTAAACCTTGTAATCAGTCCTCCTTGGGTATTGTCAGGAAAGAAACCCACAAGATATTGCTTTATTTGCTATCTAAATATTTGACACTGTCCCCTGAGGCTGCAAAGACTGGATTGTGATGACTGTACATTGTTTGTGCTTCATATAAGGTGGACTGTCTCATGTAATgtatcacaaaataaaacttttataGCCCGTGCGATCTTTGTCACCCGCTGGCACACATTCAAACCTTCAAGTCCGGGAGggaaacaataaatacaagCAACCAATAGCGTCCTCCAACGTATAATTGAGTGGCGACTTGTGATTGGCGGACGGCGGATGATGAGCACCAATCGGAACGTGGCAAGTCAGACAAGTTCCAGACggaggaggcggcggcggcgtgaTTTCAGAAGTGATCGCCGTAGTGTGTATGAAAGCACGAGCCAAAGGCGTTTACTGCCACACGTCAGTATTGATCCGGACAGCGTGTCTGTGCGAGCAGCAGTGTTTTGATGACATTCATCAGCATTATTAGCTAAGTTCATTAGCCGGCTACTTGGAAGAAGCACGTCGTTACTGTCAGCGGGCCGCATCACCTGTGTGGACAATGAGGAAGGTTGCTCTGCTGCTGATTGTGTTGCTCGGCGTTGCACATTTTGCGACTGTCAGCAGATGTGAGGATGGTGAGTCTGAGAGCCATCTgacatgtttgcatgtttgctcCAGCGGAATGGGGGCTGTTGGGTGAAGCAGCGTCGCAGCTCGTGCGCCGTTCTCCTGAAAGTTACTGCTACCCCAAACTAGCTAGCTAAAGTTACCGTTGGTTTTGCTAGTTCTGTTAGCACGCGAGCTAACAGGGGGCAAGTTGGCTAATGTCAACAGGACAGCAGCTCGCGTACAAATACGCAGTTTGCGTGGCCTGCGGGCGTTGACACTAACATTAGACATATCCCAAACCTTACATTAGCGTGCCCTCTTTATGTTAAATCCTTGCATTTCGGCATATTGACGTATATCCACTAGTTACAAAAAGGAAATGTGTGGCTaacctgttttgctttgtttccttGATCAATGAGGAGTGAAACAAGCAGCAGTGTGATGGGAAAGCACTTTATATGAGCTTTTTTCTACTCGACTCAGCATGTGTCCCTTTCTTCATTGATGTCAgatgctgccgacgagaaagaGGAGACTGATGACGAGGAgagtgatgatgaggaggatgaagaagacgAGGATGACACAGAAGTGAAAGAGGAAAACGGGGTGTCAATCCTCACAGACGGCAACTTTGAAACGTTCATGGAAGGCAAAGACACAGTCCTGGTGGAGTTTTACGCCCCATGGTACGCCTGTCTCTCCTCAGCTTTATCCCACGCCTGTGTTACAGGGAGGGGCCTCTTACTTTCCATACCCCCTGCAAACTTGTCAGTAATTCTGTCTTTGTCCCCTTCAGGTGCGGCCACTGCAAACAGTTTGCCCCAGAGTATGAAAAAATCGCTCAGACCCTTAAGGAGAATGACCCTCCTATATCTGTGGCCAAAGTGGACGCGACAGTAGCCACAGAGTTGGCGAGCAGGTTCGAAGTGTCGGGCTATCCCACCATCAAGATCCTGAAAAATGGGGAGCCTGTGGACTACGACGGGGAACGGTCAGAGAAGGGTAGGAACGTTTAATTCACTGAAGTCCCCTCGGCGCCTTTCAAACCAAATCTGACTAGTTTTTAAAAGAACTAGGACTAATATAGTCTATCCCTGTTGTTGCAGCTATCGTGGCCCGTGTGAAAGAAGTGGCAGCCCCGGATTGGAAGCCCCCTCCTGAGGCGACACTGGTGCTGACCAAGGACAACTTTGACGAGACGGTTAATGAGGCCGACATCATCCTGGTGGAGTTCTACGCTCCATGGTCAGTCAGCAGACCAAATGCAGAAATAAACGacttgagcttttttttttttaaacagcagctGCTAAGACTAATCAAACATTTCCTCCTTGTTTGCCTGTGACCTGACTGACCTTCAGGTGTGGACACTGTAAGCGTTTGGCTCCAGAGTACGAGAAGGCAGCCAAGCAGTTGAGCCAGCGCACTCCTCCCATTCCTCTGGCCAAGGTGGACGCCACCGTGGAGAACGAGGTCGCCTCACGATTTGAGGTTACAGGCTATCCCACCCTCAAGATCTTCAGGAAAGGCAAAGTGTTCGACTACAACGGACCCAGAGAGCAGCATGGTAGGTCACTTGCCTTCTGATGTCATTACAGCACACTTGCATCACGAGTCTGTTGCCTCTGTTTTCCCATATATGCTAAGATTAGTGTGTAAAGCAAGTGTGCAAATTTTGTCTTTCATCCGTCCCAGCTGATTTAGTTTCATTTCCTGCTCGTTCTCTTTCCCGCCAGGCATTGTCGACTACATGAGTGAACAGGCGGGGCCTCCCTCCAAGCAGGTTCAGGCAGGAAAACAGGTGCAGGAGATCATCAAGGACGGTGACGACGCTGTGATAGTGGGCGTGTTCTCCGGTGAACAGGACGAAGCCTACGAGATCTACATTGAGGCCTGTGAGTACCATGAGCTGGAGGATCTGTTCCTAGGCAAATGATGTCACCACTGAGTGACACGAAAACTagatgtactgtgttgcagaagagttggcatgctaaccatcTTGCCCCAGGATGTCCCGGTGCAAGCAGTCATCACACACATCTGGTCACTgcgctcccagtctggaccactagctgcattGCTAATTGAGCTTACTAGCTAGCTATGGCAGATACAGTGAAaggcagttagcagttactctggtgatatactgcTCATTACTTgcttttgagtatgaatttgtcATGTGGCCAATTCtgaaatattgcaccttttttttttcttttaagtagttttttttttattattattgtttttttttttttttcatgacctGGTGTAATTCCATCACCAAATGGATGACTAAAGGGCAGACATGTACCCCAAGTTGCTCTGCGTTTAGGGTTAATGGCTACTTGGGCAGTAAAAAATCTTAAGGTGACACCTGTTTGATTGGTGCATAAATTGTCATACTTGGCATACCCGATCCAGCGATTTAGGCTGTGTCAGACATTTCAGATACTGGTGTCGATACAATCCTAACATAGAGGAAACTTGGATCGAGATGAGTATCCATCAGTGTCAAAGTCCTAGTATCTGTGTGTGATGAAAACGCAGAATGCTGTTCTTTAAGTGGACGTGTGGCGTTGATGGCACATTCactcgtctgtctgtctgtctgtcaggtcACGCACTGAGGGAAGACTTCACCTTCCGTCACACCTTCAGCTCCGAAGTGTCCAAACTGCTCAAAGCGTCACCAGGTCAGATCGTCATCGTGCAGCCTGAAAAGTTCCACTCAAAGTACGAGCCAGCGTCACACACGCTTGCAGTGAAGGTACTGTCTGTTTTATCTTTCGtgatttgaatttgtttcaTGGGGTGTGAAACTCTGAATCATACACGACTGTGCTGTCTTTCAGTTCGAGTATCGGTGTTTTAAATAGAGCACAGTAGCAATAAAAGGTTTCACCTGAAGTGCACTCTAAACTGAAGTGCTCTATAGCGTGTCTTCAAGAGTCTCTACCTTCTATCATATGACCTCAACAAGCAATGTATTTATCATTTAGGACTCTACATCAGTATCAGAAGTGCAGGAGTTCTTCAAAAAGCATGCGATTCCTCTGGTGGGACACAGGAAACCAAGCAATGATGCCAAACGCTACACCAAAAGACCCCTGGTGGTTGTGTACTATGGAGTAGACTTCAGCTTTGACTTCAGGAAAGGTTTGTTTCTTCTATTGAAGTTCACCTGAGATCTTGCTGTCTTATGTGTGCCGGTGTAATAAAGTTGTCCTTTGCTCATTCGTTGTCTGTAATGCTGTCATCACGCTGTTTATGTGGCCCATTAATCTAGTAGGGTGAGGCAGGAGTATAAAATAACCAGAGGTGAACTTCTTATTTTTTAGCTACACAGTTCTGGAGGTCCAAGGTCCTCGAGGTGGCCAAGGACTTCCCAGAGTACATCTTCGCCATCGCTGATGAGGAGGACTTCGCTGACGAGCTGAAGAGCCTGGGCCTCAGCGAGAGCGGGGAGGACGTGAATGTGGGAATTCTGGCAGACGGAGGCAAAAAGTTTGCCATGGAGCCAGAGGAAATGGACTCTGATGTGCTGAGAGACTTTGTCATTGC
Coding sequences:
- the pdia4 gene encoding protein disulfide-isomerase A4, giving the protein MRKVALLLIVLLGVAHFATVSRCEDDAADEKEETDDEESDDEEDEEDEDDTEVKEENGVSILTDGNFETFMEGKDTVLVEFYAPWCGHCKQFAPEYEKIAQTLKENDPPISVAKVDATVATELASRFEVSGYPTIKILKNGEPVDYDGERSEKAIVARVKEVAAPDWKPPPEATLVLTKDNFDETVNEADIILVEFYAPWCGHCKRLAPEYEKAAKQLSQRTPPIPLAKVDATVENEVASRFEVTGYPTLKIFRKGKVFDYNGPREQHGIVDYMSEQAGPPSKQVQAGKQVQEIIKDGDDAVIVGVFSGEQDEAYEIYIEACHALREDFTFRHTFSSEVSKLLKASPGQIVIVQPEKFHSKYEPASHTLAVKDSTSVSEVQEFFKKHAIPLVGHRKPSNDAKRYTKRPLVVVYYGVDFSFDFRKATQFWRSKVLEVAKDFPEYIFAIADEEDFADELKSLGLSESGEDVNVGILADGGKKFAMEPEEMDSDVLRDFVIAFKKGKLKPIIKSQPVPKNNKGPVKVVVGKTFEEIVMDSKKDVLIEFYAPWCGHCKKMEPDYLALGKKYKSEKNLVIAKMDSTANDVPNDSYKVEGFPTIYFAPSNSKQSPVKFEGGDRTLEGLSKFIEQHATKLSQNRDEL